From one Butyricimonas faecihominis genomic stretch:
- a CDS encoding FecR domain-containing protein, whose protein sequence is MIDKNEKETRIREYLSGELSEKEEREFNEWLVGDVEAQRIFKERVKQYDLIRWAKRWEYIDDEVARKQVVGRVRRYRLKIGFVRYAAVIAVILVSGVMVWNWKYRSVEPATLATVSVPLTNVPILKLADGEEIPISSRNTEIIRSSRRVDIQLVDSGRLEYVAKSDSMVGQVEYNTLVIPRGCEFNLVLADGSRVWLNAGSSLKYPETFSNSERRVYLEGEAYFEVEHDGNAPFIVNTRSMDLRVLGTSFNIKAYDDENTVITTLVSGKIRQEFPEVGKDVTLTPSRQSIFDRVTGKLETKQTDVQAALAWKEGKIIANNERLEDIFRQLSRWYDFKVVYTQPSLKDVRFYLHSNRYAEVHTILEYLQTTKGIHFTYAEKTIYVSQ, encoded by the coding sequence ATGATAGATAAGAATGAAAAAGAGACACGAATCCGAGAGTATCTTTCGGGAGAATTAAGCGAGAAGGAAGAACGGGAGTTCAACGAGTGGCTTGTCGGGGACGTGGAGGCTCAACGAATTTTTAAGGAGAGGGTGAAACAGTATGATTTGATTCGTTGGGCAAAGCGGTGGGAATATATAGATGACGAGGTGGCTCGAAAACAGGTGGTGGGCCGGGTGCGTCGTTATCGCTTGAAGATAGGATTTGTAAGGTATGCTGCCGTGATTGCCGTGATACTGGTGTCCGGGGTAATGGTTTGGAATTGGAAATATCGGTCGGTGGAACCTGCCACTTTGGCCACCGTTTCTGTTCCCTTGACCAATGTACCGATTCTGAAATTGGCTGATGGAGAAGAGATCCCGATTTCCTCTCGAAACACGGAGATTATTCGTTCATCCCGGAGGGTTGATATCCAACTGGTTGATTCGGGGAGATTGGAATACGTGGCAAAATCGGATTCGATGGTCGGGCAGGTGGAATACAATACTCTCGTTATTCCCCGGGGGTGCGAGTTTAATCTCGTCTTGGCAGATGGGAGTCGGGTGTGGTTGAATGCGGGGAGTTCGTTGAAATATCCTGAAACATTTTCGAATAGTGAACGACGGGTTTATTTGGAAGGAGAGGCTTATTTCGAGGTGGAACATGATGGGAATGCCCCTTTTATCGTGAACACGAGGTCCATGGATTTGCGCGTACTTGGGACGAGTTTTAATATAAAGGCTTATGATGACGAAAACACGGTTATTACCACTCTCGTGTCCGGGAAAATCCGACAGGAATTCCCGGAAGTGGGTAAGGATGTTACGTTGACCCCTTCACGTCAATCGATATTCGACCGTGTTACCGGAAAGTTAGAAACGAAACAAACCGATGTACAAGCAGCCCTCGCTTGGAAAGAAGGTAAAATTATTGCGAATAACGAACGTTTGGAAGATATTTTCCGGCAATTATCCCGTTGGTATGATTTTAAGGTGGTATACACTCAGCCCTCACTGAAAGATGTCCGCTTTTATCTTCATTCCAACCGGTATGCGGAAGTACATACAATTCTGGAATATCTCCAAACAACGAAAGGGATTCATTTCACTTATGCTGAAAAAACAATTTACGTGAGTCAATAA
- a CDS encoding ATP-binding protein yields MNIDSLLNYYFKDCNAQPLIEVFDTENIYNVYSDIVKSLTNYPDIELSVMQALSYCFYEVLDNVLTHSGKTCGTAISLYSPTKSMIQILVADDGMGIQQSLAQNPLYAQLSEPEAIEKSIQDSVTDGKGMGFGLYSTSRLIKNVGIRLEIHSGRHILVYDGKETHVYPSSSWQGTIVYFDIHSNREIDPNEIVDNRTDCESLYNETFTPIDDLEQLW; encoded by the coding sequence ATGAATATAGATAGTCTTTTAAATTACTATTTTAAGGATTGTAATGCACAACCCTTGATTGAAGTATTCGATACGGAGAATATTTATAATGTATACTCGGATATTGTAAAATCACTCACGAACTATCCCGATATAGAACTGAGTGTAATGCAAGCATTAAGCTATTGCTTCTACGAAGTATTGGATAATGTATTAACCCACTCAGGAAAGACGTGTGGTACGGCCATTTCATTATACAGCCCCACCAAGTCCATGATTCAGATATTGGTAGCTGATGATGGGATGGGAATCCAGCAATCATTGGCACAAAATCCACTATATGCACAACTTTCGGAACCGGAAGCTATAGAAAAAAGTATTCAGGACTCGGTGACTGATGGGAAAGGAATGGGATTCGGACTTTATTCAACGTCTCGGCTTATAAAAAACGTGGGAATACGATTGGAAATTCATTCGGGTCGTCACATATTGGTGTATGATGGTAAAGAGACTCATGTATATCCATCATCGTCATGGCAAGGTACGATTGTCTATTTTGACATCCACTCAAACCGCGAGATTGATCCCAACGAGATAGTAGATAACCGAACAGATTGTGAGTCTTTGTATAACGAGACGTTTACACCAATTGATGACCTGGAACAACTATGGTAA
- a CDS encoding RNA polymerase sigma factor, whose protein sequence is MEIWMTMGVSDLEILTAFQKDMNEGGKLLFQRYYKPLVLFSGSMLDDCTFPEDIVQEVFYHFIKNNVYRQLSPEVLSTYLFRCVKNACLNKIRDQREFAQAELLRYDAVEEEAMTVSQELIEAIRKAIEELPQKTRMVVMAVVVEGKKYKETAEELGVSVNTVKTLLSGGLKQLRQQFSDTLLLFFILEKNNF, encoded by the coding sequence ATGGAAATTTGGATGACAATGGGCGTGTCGGATTTGGAGATATTAACAGCTTTTCAAAAGGATATGAACGAGGGGGGAAAATTACTCTTCCAACGTTATTATAAGCCTTTGGTGCTATTCTCCGGTTCAATGCTTGATGATTGCACTTTCCCGGAAGATATTGTACAGGAGGTGTTTTACCATTTTATCAAGAATAATGTTTATCGACAGTTGTCCCCGGAAGTCTTGAGTACTTATTTGTTTCGTTGCGTGAAAAACGCTTGTTTGAACAAGATTCGGGATCAGAGGGAATTTGCACAAGCGGAATTACTGCGGTATGATGCCGTGGAGGAAGAGGCGATGACTGTTTCACAGGAATTGATCGAGGCTATTCGGAAAGCGATCGAGGAGTTGCCGCAGAAGACTCGAATGGTGGTAATGGCTGTTGTCGTTGAAGGGAAAAAATACAAGGAGACGGCTGAGGAATTGGGTGTGTCCGTGAATACTGTGAAAACTTTATTGAGTGGTGGTTTGAAACAATTACGCCAACAATTTTCCGATACCCTTTTGCTATTTTTCATTTTGGAGAAAAATAATTTTTAA
- a CDS encoding DUF4843 domain-containing protein: MKKLYYIFLLLIAFGSCKDNADYPFTGKDAVYFQLQTESYYWTKTLDSIVYSFAGKGVDQDTLWVRVNLAGEAAPEGRPVIVVVDEEKTTAEVGLHYEALQAEYELPRDSVYVNIPVVIYNKDEALENKQVVIALALKPSETLELGITERLSCRLLVSNMLGKPIYWEQTIKYDFGDYSRRKHELCMIELKRDFPVEASEYSNERTMWQVYGAYMSDYFEENYPIRDENNAIIEPW; this comes from the coding sequence ATGAAAAAATTATATTATATTTTCTTGTTGTTGATAGCTTTTGGAAGTTGTAAGGATAATGCTGACTATCCTTTTACAGGAAAGGATGCTGTTTATTTCCAGTTGCAGACGGAAAGTTATTATTGGACGAAGACATTGGACAGTATCGTTTATTCTTTTGCGGGTAAGGGTGTTGATCAGGATACGTTGTGGGTTCGGGTAAATTTGGCCGGGGAGGCCGCACCTGAAGGGCGTCCGGTGATTGTCGTGGTGGATGAGGAAAAGACGACAGCGGAAGTGGGTTTACATTATGAGGCCTTGCAAGCAGAGTACGAGTTGCCCCGTGATTCGGTATACGTGAATATTCCCGTGGTTATTTATAATAAGGATGAGGCTTTGGAAAACAAACAAGTTGTCATTGCGCTTGCCTTGAAACCTTCGGAAACACTGGAATTGGGAATTACCGAGCGGTTGAGTTGCAGGTTACTTGTTTCTAATATGTTGGGCAAGCCGATTTACTGGGAGCAGACAATCAAGTATGATTTCGGCGATTATTCCCGGCGGAAACACGAGTTGTGTATGATTGAATTGAAACGGGATTTCCCGGTAGAAGCGAGCGAGTATTCCAATGAGCGCACGATGTGGCAAGTGTATGGAGCCTATATGAGTGATTATTTCGAGGAAAACTACCCGATCAGGGATGAGAACAACGCTATTATAGAACCTTGGTGA
- a CDS encoding cysteate synthase, whose protein sequence is MTSYHLESACCGTTFEDKEWELECPHKDGAALIYANYAKRQFEVRNDLPGIYRYANWMPICRTLEGSGAPVTYKSEGLAEYLGLSNLYITFNGYWPERNAMMKTGSFKECEAFSVCARTNAFNDKIMVVASAGNTARAFGRVCSENHIPLLLCIPEDNLEAIWADGPWNDCVKLVCSASGCDYFDAIHLSNIICEMEFFYPEGGAKNVARRDGMGTTVLSAVEKIGRIPDYYFQAVGSGTGAIAAWEANKRFVADGRFGSHLMKLMVSQNAPFSLMYDAWKAGSRALLPLDEDVAREQVKEMCAKVLSNRKPPYSLKGGLYDALVATGGDMLLVTNEEAMEAQKLFEKLEGIDIEPAAGVALASLMQAVKEQRVEEDAVIMLNITGGGVARYKKEFNPVMQKPDLVFPVNPDPEMVKAKVRELIGK, encoded by the coding sequence ATGACAAGTTATCATTTAGAGTCAGCATGTTGCGGGACTACTTTTGAGGATAAGGAGTGGGAGTTGGAATGTCCCCATAAGGATGGTGCGGCTTTGATCTATGCTAATTATGCAAAACGTCAATTTGAAGTGAGAAATGATCTGCCCGGTATTTACAGGTATGCTAACTGGATGCCTATTTGCCGGACGTTGGAAGGTTCCGGCGCTCCCGTGACTTATAAGAGCGAGGGGTTGGCTGAATATTTAGGGCTGTCTAATTTGTACATCACGTTTAATGGCTATTGGCCGGAACGGAATGCCATGATGAAAACCGGGTCGTTCAAGGAATGCGAGGCGTTTAGCGTGTGCGCTCGGACGAATGCTTTTAATGACAAGATCATGGTGGTGGCTTCTGCCGGTAATACGGCGCGGGCTTTCGGGCGTGTGTGTTCGGAGAATCATATCCCGTTGTTGTTGTGTATTCCGGAAGATAATTTGGAGGCAATTTGGGCGGACGGACCGTGGAATGATTGCGTGAAATTGGTTTGCTCGGCTTCCGGGTGTGATTATTTTGATGCGATTCATCTTTCTAATATTATATGCGAGATGGAGTTTTTCTACCCGGAGGGAGGGGCCAAGAACGTGGCTCGTCGTGACGGGATGGGAACGACGGTTTTGTCGGCTGTGGAGAAGATCGGGCGTATCCCGGATTACTATTTTCAGGCCGTGGGTAGCGGAACCGGGGCTATTGCCGCTTGGGAGGCAAATAAACGTTTTGTTGCTGACGGGCGTTTCGGTTCGCATTTGATGAAATTGATGGTTTCACAAAATGCTCCTTTCTCGTTGATGTACGACGCGTGGAAGGCGGGTTCTCGAGCCTTGTTGCCATTGGATGAGGATGTTGCCCGGGAACAGGTGAAAGAGATGTGTGCTAAGGTGTTGTCCAATCGTAAGCCGCCGTATTCTTTGAAAGGCGGATTGTATGATGCGTTGGTGGCAACGGGTGGTGATATGCTGTTGGTGACGAACGAGGAGGCGATGGAAGCACAGAAGTTATTCGAAAAATTGGAAGGAATTGATATAGAACCGGCGGCAGGGGTTGCCTTGGCCTCGTTGATGCAAGCTGTTAAAGAACAGCGAGTGGAGGAGGATGCCGTGATTATGTTGAATATCACGGGTGGCGGTGTGGCTCGTTACAAGAAAGAGTTTAACCCGGTGATGCAGAAACCTGATCTGGTATTTCCGGTAAACCCGGACCCGGAGATGGTGAAGGCGAAGGTGAGAGAATTGATCGGGAAATAA
- a CDS encoding RagB/SusD family nutrient uptake outer membrane protein, which yields MKYRIVKYIGLAGVLLLGGCSDWLDVDPKSQIKQEALFESEAGFRDALTGIYTVMARTEMYGGNETMGFLDMVGQVYTDVSINYEDALKYDYESTKVEECIDAIWRGNYNAIANCNHILANVDEKRGVFSSGVYETVKAEAMALRGFLHFDVLRGFAPSYLRGANVAAIPYVEEVTNKPIAQLTVAEVIDKVIDDVEAARKLIKEVDPIGPSFDSYTEKGYETEDYIQGDGFWLYRKSHLNYYGMTALLARVYLYKGDKTKALECAKEVIDGEKFTLLEESQLGDGNTWGSLCSENEYISSLYVYDMEEGRSDVYFGEESTVQCHISDTRRASVFGTPGVDIDWRNQNTFFLKTGEAKTYIGKYRGVNRIPLLKLSEMYLIAAEASGDKGYLQTLRDHRGYVNYPLEENCDLAAEIEAEYRKEFMAEGQLFYYYKRLDYNTLPDMGVVMTGNYVFPMPDDEMEFGDIK from the coding sequence ATGAAATATAGAATTGTAAAATACATTGGGTTGGCAGGAGTCCTTTTGTTGGGTGGTTGCAGTGATTGGTTGGATGTGGACCCGAAATCACAAATAAAACAGGAAGCTTTGTTTGAGTCAGAAGCGGGCTTTCGGGATGCATTGACCGGTATATATACGGTTATGGCGAGAACGGAAATGTATGGTGGGAATGAGACGATGGGTTTTTTAGATATGGTAGGGCAGGTGTATACGGATGTGTCAATTAATTATGAGGATGCTCTCAAGTATGATTATGAGTCAACTAAGGTTGAAGAATGTATTGATGCTATCTGGCGGGGAAATTATAATGCGATAGCGAATTGTAATCATATTCTTGCTAATGTCGATGAAAAGAGAGGTGTTTTTAGTAGCGGTGTGTATGAGACCGTGAAGGCGGAGGCTATGGCATTACGGGGATTCTTGCATTTTGATGTGTTACGAGGGTTTGCTCCATCGTATTTGAGGGGGGCTAATGTGGCTGCAATTCCTTATGTAGAAGAGGTGACCAATAAACCAATAGCCCAATTGACTGTAGCAGAGGTGATCGATAAGGTGATTGATGATGTGGAGGCTGCACGAAAATTGATCAAGGAGGTAGATCCGATCGGGCCATCATTTGATTCGTATACAGAGAAAGGTTACGAGACAGAGGATTATATTCAGGGAGATGGTTTTTGGCTGTATCGGAAATCCCATTTGAATTATTACGGAATGACGGCCTTGCTAGCACGTGTATATTTATACAAAGGCGACAAAACGAAAGCTTTGGAATGTGCAAAGGAAGTTATTGATGGGGAAAAGTTTACTTTGTTGGAGGAATCTCAGTTGGGGGATGGTAATACATGGGGAAGTTTGTGTAGTGAAAATGAATACATATCTTCTTTGTATGTGTATGATATGGAAGAGGGGCGTTCGGATGTGTATTTTGGAGAAGAGAGTACCGTACAATGTCATATTTCTGATACTCGCCGGGCCAGTGTGTTTGGAACTCCCGGCGTGGATATAGATTGGCGGAACCAGAACACGTTTTTTTTGAAAACCGGGGAAGCTAAAACATATATTGGTAAATACCGGGGCGTGAACAGGATTCCTTTATTGAAATTGTCGGAGATGTACTTGATTGCCGCGGAGGCTTCAGGTGATAAAGGTTATTTACAAACCTTGCGTGATCATCGAGGATATGTGAATTATCCGTTGGAGGAGAATTGTGATCTAGCCGCGGAAATCGAGGCCGAGTATCGGAAAGAGTTTATGGCAGAAGGACAATTGTTTTATTATTATAAGCGGCTTGATTATAATACTTTGCCCGATATGGGTGTTGTGATGACCGGTAATTACGTGTTCCCGATGCCGGATGATGAAATGGAGTTTGGTGATATTAAATAA
- a CDS encoding SusC/RagA family TonB-linked outer membrane protein: MKLLAFFMLLGFCACHATISAQEARIDLKMSDATLSQVFRNIEQLTEYMFIYKSEDVQSIQHINVDVRQTMVRDVLEKCLENTGLSFLFKENVIIIQKKTTDQEKKENRITGKVTDEKKEPLPGVTVIIKGTKLGTVTDVDGKYTLAVPVGNNALVFSMIGMKQKEEVIGKRTQIDVVMEEEISELEDVVVTGYYTQAKNSFTGAARTITAEELQMGGNQNILTALQNVDPSFMKIDNNLAGSNPNVVPEFQIRGAGSISGIESEYEGNPNTPVFIVDGFETTAEKVYDMDPYRVASITLLKDAAATAIYGSRASNGVVVITTNAPANGKMQVSYNVDASFYIADLSDYNVCNAVEKLEIEKLAGMYTSKSVNQQLTLNKWYNEKLANIERGYDTYWLDKPLDAVAVANKHSLRLDGGNDNIRYGIELGYSNTPGVMKESGRRRLALGMELQYIYKNLTFRNNLTYSNVKAINSPYGSFSVYTKRNPYVRYKDDDGNYIYKVDEYVPIGGGGLGKDYYNPLYNTTLNTTDEEKYNDVTNNFGVDWSIMDGLRLKGSFSFTHQNTYKDNFKPAKHTDFADYEDDDFDRRGSYVGSRGENYSYDASLVMTYFYQLEKHVINANLGWNLQESVTREFTVKTEGFPNENLDYISFATQYEKDGSPAGDEYTSRLVGFLGNLNYSYDERYLLDLSFREDASSRFGSDKRWAPFWSVGLGWNLHNEGFLKNVTFINRLKIRGSYGLTGSQNYNPYQAMTTYKYLTGERYHHTVGAEVMALGNEKLGWQRTLQQNYGVDIDLWDERINFTGNYYIKLSKDVLTTVTLPPSLGFNSYMDNLGEVKNYGYELNLRVALVKNLSKQLYWSVNATALHNKNKLLKISNALRAYNDNQDEDTMSGSKSKESNRPKVRYVEGKSMNSIWVNQSLGVDPATGNELFQAVNGDIVTTWSTDNYVIGGCTDSDLEGTFGTNLAWKGLQLNVIFRYSYGGQIYNQTLVDKVQDAALRENVDRRVFEERWQKPGDRVMFTKLIGGATANATSVTKPTSRFIEDNNWLELSTLNLSYEFKMPWMKKIGLKRLKALFYMNDVFRVSTVKQERGIDYPFARNFSIGLQARF; encoded by the coding sequence ATGAAATTACTTGCATTTTTTATGCTTTTGGGTTTTTGTGCCTGTCACGCTACCATTAGCGCTCAGGAGGCTCGTATCGACTTGAAAATGTCTGATGCGACGTTAAGTCAAGTGTTCAGAAATATAGAACAGTTGACAGAATATATGTTTATCTATAAATCCGAAGACGTGCAATCTATCCAGCATATCAACGTGGATGTACGTCAAACTATGGTGCGGGATGTTCTGGAGAAATGTCTGGAAAATACCGGGTTGTCATTTTTGTTTAAGGAGAACGTGATTATTATTCAAAAAAAGACTACCGATCAAGAGAAGAAAGAGAACCGGATTACGGGTAAGGTGACGGATGAAAAGAAGGAACCTTTACCGGGCGTGACCGTGATTATCAAAGGCACGAAGTTAGGCACCGTGACGGACGTGGACGGGAAGTATACGTTGGCGGTTCCGGTAGGAAATAATGCCCTAGTGTTTTCAATGATTGGGATGAAACAAAAAGAAGAGGTGATTGGAAAACGTACACAGATTGATGTGGTGATGGAGGAGGAGATAAGTGAGTTAGAGGACGTCGTGGTTACCGGGTACTATACGCAGGCAAAAAATAGTTTTACCGGGGCTGCCCGGACCATCACGGCAGAGGAGTTGCAGATGGGGGGAAATCAAAATATCCTGACAGCTTTACAAAATGTTGATCCTTCTTTCATGAAAATAGATAATAATCTGGCCGGTTCGAACCCGAACGTGGTTCCTGAATTCCAGATCCGGGGAGCCGGGAGTATTTCCGGGATCGAGAGTGAATACGAGGGAAACCCGAACACGCCGGTATTTATCGTTGACGGGTTCGAAACGACGGCAGAGAAGGTGTATGACATGGACCCTTACCGGGTGGCATCTATTACATTGTTGAAGGATGCGGCAGCAACGGCAATTTACGGATCGCGAGCCTCCAATGGAGTCGTGGTTATCACGACCAATGCCCCGGCGAACGGTAAGATGCAGGTGAGTTATAATGTAGATGCCTCGTTTTATATTGCCGATTTGAGTGATTATAACGTGTGTAATGCGGTCGAGAAGTTAGAAATTGAAAAGTTAGCGGGGATGTACACGTCTAAGTCTGTGAATCAACAACTCACGTTGAATAAGTGGTATAACGAGAAGTTGGCGAATATCGAGAGGGGGTATGACACGTACTGGTTGGATAAGCCGTTGGATGCCGTGGCCGTGGCTAATAAACATTCATTACGTTTGGATGGCGGTAATGACAATATCCGGTATGGAATTGAACTGGGGTATAGTAATACACCGGGAGTAATGAAAGAATCCGGTCGTCGTCGTTTGGCTTTGGGAATGGAGTTACAGTATATTTATAAGAATCTGACTTTTAGGAATAATTTGACTTATTCGAATGTAAAGGCGATAAATTCTCCTTATGGCTCGTTTAGTGTTTACACGAAACGTAATCCTTACGTACGGTATAAGGATGATGATGGTAACTATATTTATAAAGTTGATGAATATGTTCCGATCGGTGGTGGCGGATTAGGGAAAGATTACTATAATCCGTTGTATAATACGACATTGAATACGACAGATGAGGAGAAATACAATGACGTGACGAATAATTTCGGGGTGGATTGGAGTATTATGGATGGATTGCGGTTAAAAGGGAGTTTTTCGTTTACACATCAAAATACATATAAGGATAATTTTAAGCCAGCCAAGCATACGGATTTTGCGGATTATGAGGACGATGATTTTGATCGTCGGGGATCTTATGTTGGAAGTCGCGGGGAGAATTACAGTTACGATGCCAGTTTGGTAATGACCTATTTTTATCAATTGGAAAAGCATGTGATTAATGCTAATTTAGGTTGGAATCTTCAGGAGAGTGTGACAAGGGAATTTACGGTAAAGACGGAAGGATTTCCGAATGAAAATTTGGATTATATCAGTTTTGCAACACAATACGAGAAAGACGGTTCTCCGGCTGGAGACGAATATACTTCTCGTTTAGTAGGTTTTTTGGGTAATTTGAATTACAGTTATGATGAACGTTATTTGTTGGATCTTTCTTTTCGTGAAGATGCATCTTCTCGTTTTGGTTCTGACAAGCGATGGGCTCCATTTTGGTCTGTGGGTTTAGGTTGGAATTTGCATAACGAGGGATTTCTGAAAAACGTGACTTTTATCAATCGGTTGAAGATTCGCGGTTCATACGGTTTGACAGGTAGCCAGAATTACAATCCTTATCAGGCGATGACGACTTATAAGTATTTGACGGGAGAGCGTTATCACCATACGGTGGGAGCCGAAGTGATGGCTTTGGGAAACGAAAAATTAGGGTGGCAGCGCACGTTGCAACAAAATTATGGAGTGGATATTGATTTGTGGGATGAACGGATTAATTTCACGGGTAACTATTACATAAAATTATCCAAAGATGTGTTGACTACTGTGACTTTACCGCCTTCTTTGGGTTTCAATTCGTATATGGATAACTTGGGCGAGGTGAAGAATTACGGGTACGAGTTGAATCTGCGCGTGGCGTTGGTGAAAAATCTTTCCAAGCAATTATATTGGAGTGTGAACGCAACAGCCTTACATAACAAGAATAAGCTACTGAAGATTTCGAATGCTTTACGTGCGTATAATGACAATCAGGATGAAGACACGATGTCCGGATCTAAAAGTAAAGAGTCAAATCGTCCTAAAGTTCGTTATGTTGAAGGGAAATCCATGAATTCTATTTGGGTAAATCAGTCATTGGGAGTGGACCCGGCAACAGGAAACGAGTTGTTTCAGGCTGTGAATGGAGATATCGTGACAACTTGGAGTACGGATAATTATGTAATTGGGGGATGTACGGATTCAGATTTGGAAGGTACGTTCGGGACAAATTTGGCGTGGAAAGGACTTCAGTTGAATGTCATTTTCCGTTACAGTTATGGAGGACAAATTTACAATCAGACGTTAGTGGATAAAGTGCAGGATGCGGCTTTGCGGGAGAATGTTGATCGACGTGTATTTGAGGAACGTTGGCAGAAACCGGGTGACCGGGTGATGTTTACGAAACTTATCGGTGGTGCTACCGCAAATGCGACAAGTGTGACCAAACCGACATCCCGTTTTATCGAGGATAATAATTGGTTGGAGTTGTCCACCTTGAATTTGTCGTATGAATTTAAAATGCCTTGGATGAAGAAAATCGGATTAAAGCGATTGAAAGCCTTATTCTATATGAACGATGTGTTCCGGGTTTCGACAGTGAAACAGGAAAGAGGTATTGATTATCCGTTTGCCCGTAATTTTAGTATTGGTTTACAAGCCCGGTTTTAA
- a CDS encoding PKD-like family lipoprotein — translation MKKIYCLLGFIVCAFYACLEDKGNDIYRELNDVTIERMKDTTVEQFTHLQITPEIAVSDGNFNPENYTYLWHMYITYGSGNPTKSDTLSFEKDLDVEVTSIPEEYTLVFEMTDKKTGIQYVPDRLTQVTVVNSYSKGMMALSNVNGEANVTFVNVVGSVVEDAYQKVNGEVAGKKPTGVRYITSMIAGAEKMVVIMTDDERGGVVVKPLDMSYVMDFKDMFYFQPEIVKPQSFGTHSVTLYEYVNNNGLLYRRENRANGYPKYGVAVKGDYEKIAPFDFFFSMVNYRAYFYDQGKERFISMKCPLQWDEIITLPDDLTGEFNPNSVGMQMVWGGLFGNEYSMSSGRAVMVDDSGEHYMLSFEVGKDKDGNPQFSPKKKRQLSHPGGKEAHTFTTSQKANFLYYGYAGKIACVSFDTGNLLMEYEVGGGNVDYIECDQVGNTNQMWVGVSDGSGAKNSGSIVVLEMSTDGSLKEVARYKNVCGKVVDFEYKK, via the coding sequence ATGAAAAAAATATATTGTTTGTTAGGGTTTATTGTCTGTGCCTTTTATGCCTGTTTGGAGGATAAGGGGAATGATATATACAGGGAATTAAACGATGTTACTATCGAAAGGATGAAAGATACGACGGTGGAACAATTTACACATTTGCAGATTACACCGGAGATTGCTGTAAGTGATGGAAATTTCAACCCGGAAAATTATACTTACTTGTGGCATATGTATATTACTTACGGTTCTGGCAATCCCACGAAGTCGGATACTCTATCTTTTGAGAAGGACTTAGATGTGGAAGTTACAAGTATACCGGAGGAATACACGCTCGTTTTCGAGATGACGGATAAAAAAACGGGAATACAGTATGTTCCTGATCGGTTGACACAGGTTACGGTAGTCAATTCCTATTCAAAAGGGATGATGGCGTTGAGTAACGTGAACGGGGAGGCTAACGTGACTTTCGTGAATGTTGTCGGTTCGGTGGTAGAGGATGCCTACCAGAAGGTAAACGGGGAAGTAGCCGGCAAAAAACCGACCGGGGTTCGTTATATAACAAGTATGATTGCTGGAGCGGAAAAGATGGTGGTGATTATGACGGATGATGAGCGAGGTGGAGTAGTGGTTAAACCTTTGGATATGTCGTATGTAATGGATTTTAAAGATATGTTTTATTTCCAACCGGAGATTGTTAAACCACAGTCTTTTGGTACGCATAGTGTTACTTTATATGAATATGTGAACAATAATGGACTTCTTTACCGGAGAGAGAATCGGGCAAACGGTTATCCGAAGTACGGGGTTGCCGTGAAAGGAGACTACGAGAAAATAGCCCCGTTTGATTTCTTTTTTTCTATGGTTAATTACAGGGCTTATTTTTATGATCAGGGGAAAGAGCGCTTTATTTCCATGAAATGTCCTTTGCAATGGGATGAAATTATCACTTTACCGGATGATCTGACGGGAGAGTTTAATCCTAATAGCGTGGGGATGCAGATGGTGTGGGGAGGATTGTTTGGTAACGAGTATTCTATGAGTAGCGGACGAGCTGTCATGGTTGATGATTCGGGCGAACATTACATGCTTTCTTTTGAGGTGGGTAAAGATAAGGACGGTAATCCTCAGTTTTCTCCGAAAAAGAAGAGGCAGTTGTCTCATCCGGGAGGTAAGGAGGCTCATACTTTTACGACTTCCCAGAAAGCAAATTTCCTATATTATGGTTATGCCGGAAAGATAGCTTGTGTTAGTTTTGATACGGGGAATTTGTTAATGGAGTATGAAGTTGGAGGAGGAAATGTTGACTATATCGAATGTGATCAGGTTGGAAATACCAACCAGATGTGGGTTGGTGTCAGTGATGGTTCAGGTGCAAAGAACTCGGGTTCTATCGTGGTGCTGGAGATGAGTACGGATGGTTCGTTAAAAGAAGTTGCCCGTTATAAAAATGTTTGTGGGAAAGTAGTCGATTTCGAATATAAAAAATAA